One genomic segment of Lysobacter sp. 5GHs7-4 includes these proteins:
- a CDS encoding PTS sugar transporter subunit IIA, producing MPLHELLSAQRVAILEQSSDRDAVLDAAARLLGDGTPSAIRAIGDSLRERERLASTAIGHGVAIPHGRSALFEDSRGAFLRLEEPVDFGAADGEKVDLVLAMTVPEHYVQQHLQQLAELAERFGDPEYRAALRAAADADELGWRLLGGGALRSGARA from the coding sequence ATGCCGCTTCATGAACTGCTGAGCGCGCAACGGGTCGCGATCCTGGAGCAATCCAGCGATCGCGACGCCGTGCTGGACGCCGCCGCGCGCCTGCTGGGCGACGGCACGCCGTCGGCGATCCGCGCCATCGGCGACAGCCTGCGCGAGCGCGAGCGCCTGGCCAGCACCGCCATCGGCCACGGCGTGGCCATCCCGCACGGCCGCAGCGCCCTGTTCGAGGACAGCCGCGGCGCCTTCCTGCGCCTGGAAGAACCGGTAGACTTCGGCGCCGCCGACGGCGAAAAGGTCGACCTGGTGCTCGCCATGACCGTGCCCGAACACTACGTGCAACAGCATCTGCAGCAGCTGGCCGAACTGGCCGAGCGCTTCGGCGACCCCGAATACCGCGCCGCCCTGCGCGCGGCGGCCGACGCCGACGAACTGGGCTGGCGCCTGCTCGGCGGCGGCGCATTGCGCAGCGGAGCGCGCGCATGA
- the mgtE gene encoding magnesium transporter — MAEAVRHDKTARQLRLLSDALDSGRLGPVRRLVNTLSPAEIGNLLESLPPGKRVVVWGLVDPEDDGEVLVHVGDEVRESLLADMDTDEIVAAVEDLDIDDLADLVEDLPDTVIDEVLKSMDRENRERLEQVLSYPEDTAGRLMNPDVVTVRADTTIDVVLRYLRLRGELPEHTDHLYVVSRRHQYLGRIALAALLTHEPGTAINKLMDDEQPAIDMTETAAEVARQFSDHDWISAPVVDDNNILLGRITIDDVVDIIRDQAEHQALSAAGLDEDEDLFSPVRRAFRRRLIWLSVNLCTAFLAASVVGQFEDSIAKLVALAALMPIVAGMGGNAGTQVLALMIRGLALGQIGASNVGVLLRKELSVALINGLVLGIGLGLIVLLWFRQPGLSLVIGTALTINLLTAAAGGVLVPITLKRLGFDPALAGGVILTTLTDVMGFLSFLGLATLILLR, encoded by the coding sequence ATGGCCGAAGCCGTCCGCCACGACAAGACCGCACGTCAGCTGCGACTGCTTTCCGACGCGCTCGACAGCGGTCGTCTGGGGCCGGTACGGCGCCTGGTCAACACCCTCTCGCCCGCCGAGATCGGCAACCTGCTCGAATCGCTGCCGCCCGGCAAGCGCGTCGTGGTCTGGGGCCTGGTCGATCCCGAGGACGACGGCGAGGTGCTGGTCCACGTCGGCGACGAAGTGCGCGAAAGCCTGCTCGCGGACATGGACACCGACGAGATCGTGGCCGCGGTCGAAGACCTGGACATCGACGATCTGGCCGACCTGGTCGAGGATCTGCCCGACACCGTCATCGACGAAGTCCTCAAGTCGATGGACCGCGAGAACCGCGAGCGCCTGGAGCAGGTGCTGTCCTACCCCGAGGACACCGCCGGCCGCCTGATGAACCCCGACGTGGTGACGGTGCGCGCCGACACCACCATCGACGTGGTGCTGCGCTATCTGCGCCTGCGCGGCGAGCTGCCGGAACACACCGACCACCTGTACGTGGTCAGCCGCCGTCACCAGTACCTGGGCCGGATCGCCTTGGCCGCACTGCTCACCCACGAGCCCGGCACCGCGATCAACAAGCTCATGGACGACGAGCAACCGGCGATCGACATGACCGAAACCGCGGCCGAGGTCGCGCGCCAGTTCTCCGACCACGACTGGATCAGCGCACCGGTGGTGGACGACAACAACATCCTGCTCGGCCGCATCACCATCGACGACGTGGTCGACATCATCCGCGACCAGGCCGAACACCAGGCCTTGAGCGCGGCCGGCCTGGACGAGGACGAAGACCTGTTCAGCCCGGTCCGGCGCGCGTTCCGGCGCCGCCTGATCTGGCTCAGCGTGAATCTGTGCACGGCGTTCCTGGCCGCCAGCGTGGTCGGCCAGTTCGAGGATTCCATCGCCAAGCTGGTGGCGCTGGCGGCGCTGATGCCGATCGTCGCCGGCATGGGCGGCAACGCCGGCACCCAGGTGCTGGCGCTGATGATCCGCGGCCTGGCCCTGGGCCAGATCGGCGCCTCCAACGTCGGCGTGCTGCTGCGCAAGGAGCTGTCGGTGGCGCTGATCAACGGTCTGGTGCTGGGCATCGGGCTGGGCCTGATCGTGCTGCTGTGGTTCCGCCAGCCGGGTCTGTCGCTGGTGATCGGCACCGCGCTCACCATCAACCTGCTCACCGCCGCGGCCGGCGGCGTGCTGGTGCCGATCACGCTCAAGCGCCTGGGCTTCGACCCGGCGCTGGCCGGCGGCGTGATCCTGACCACGCTCACCGACGTGATGGGTTTCCTGAGCTTCCTCGGCCTGGCGACGCTGATCCTGTTGCGCTGA
- the raiA gene encoding ribosome-associated translation inhibitor RaiA, which translates to MRIETHSQQIEVTSALRDYVETKLARLQRHYEQPFDIRTQLSLDKPDHRAEATVNLAGRTLHCDAAAIDMYAAIDLLADKLDRLLMKHKSKLVDHHRGESLARNGEFG; encoded by the coding sequence ATGCGTATCGAAACCCACAGCCAGCAGATCGAAGTCACCAGCGCCCTGCGTGACTACGTCGAGACCAAGCTGGCGCGGCTGCAACGTCATTACGAACAGCCTTTCGACATTCGCACCCAACTCAGCCTCGACAAGCCCGACCATCGCGCCGAAGCGACCGTGAACCTGGCCGGCCGCACCCTGCATTGCGACGCCGCCGCCATCGACATGTACGCGGCCATCGATCTGCTCGCCGACAAGCTGGACCGCCTGCTGATGAAGCACAAGAGCAAGCTGGTCGACCATCACCGCGGAGAAAGTCTCGCCCGGAACGGCGAATTCGGCTGA
- a CDS encoding aspartate carbamoyltransferase catalytic subunit: MNLTQSHSAPAAAPRHLLTLDGISHEALTSLLIRAQAFAEGHYDRRALDGLAVCTLFFEPSTRTRMSFQLAAQRLGAHTLNFDASTSSTRKGETALDTLKNLEAMGVRGFVIRHHEDGAVATLAEHANAGTSLVNAGDGRSAHPTQGLLDMLTLRQAKGTDFSGLRVLIVGDVRHSRVARSDLHALRALGTGEIRVCGPAALLPDAATLDGCTVSHELDAALEGVDAVMMLRLQRERMEEGLIASLDDYHRDYGLTAARLKRAAADAIVMHPGPINRGVEITDEVADGPQSLILTQVANGVAARMAVLEALLKG; the protein is encoded by the coding sequence ATGAACCTGACGCAATCGCATTCCGCGCCGGCCGCCGCGCCGCGCCATCTGTTGACCCTGGACGGGATCTCGCACGAGGCCCTGACCTCGCTGCTGATCCGCGCCCAGGCCTTCGCCGAAGGGCACTACGACCGCCGCGCGCTGGATGGGCTGGCGGTGTGCACGCTGTTCTTCGAGCCGTCCACGCGCACCCGCATGAGCTTCCAGCTCGCGGCCCAGCGCCTGGGCGCGCATACGCTGAACTTCGACGCCTCGACCTCGTCCACGCGCAAGGGCGAGACCGCGCTGGACACGCTGAAGAATCTGGAGGCGATGGGCGTGCGCGGTTTCGTGATCCGCCACCACGAGGACGGTGCGGTGGCGACGCTGGCCGAGCACGCCAACGCCGGCACCAGCCTGGTCAACGCCGGCGACGGCCGCAGCGCGCATCCCACACAGGGTTTGCTGGACATGCTGACCCTGCGCCAGGCCAAGGGCACCGATTTCTCGGGCCTGCGTGTGCTGATCGTCGGCGACGTGCGCCATTCGCGCGTCGCGCGCTCGGACCTGCACGCGCTGCGCGCGCTGGGCACCGGCGAGATCCGCGTCTGCGGCCCGGCCGCGTTGCTGCCCGATGCGGCCACGCTGGACGGCTGCACGGTCTCGCACGAGCTGGATGCCGCGCTGGAAGGCGTGGACGCGGTGATGATGCTGCGCCTGCAGCGCGAGCGCATGGAAGAAGGCCTGATCGCCTCGCTCGACGACTACCACCGCGACTACGGCCTGACCGCCGCGCGCCTGAAGCGCGCCGCCGCGGACGCGATCGTGATGCACCCGGGCCCGATCAACCGCGGCGTCGAGATCACCGACGAGGTCGCCGACGGCCCGCAGTCGCTGATCCTGACCCAGGTCGCCAACGGCGTGGCCGCGCGCATGGCGGTGCTCGAGGCGCTGCTCAAGGGTTGA
- a CDS encoding prolyl oligopeptidase family serine peptidase, producing MLRPVTVRLWAILLPLALMIAASCTHTPAAREHGAFVARTLSLDGKTYRYQVFVPARAASGRHPPALLFLHGSGERGDDNQRQLAVGLAPRIARNPDEFPAIAVFPQSPADASWTQDTARMALAALDAAMREFGGDPERVVLTGLSRGGYGVYELALMQPDRFAALVPICGGVTAPRPNDDLYVHGVATDDNPFAIAAQRLHRLPTWIFHGDRDESVPVEQSRRMAEAFKQAGGDVRYTELAGTGHNAWDPAYASDELWQWVWRQRRH from the coding sequence ATGCTGCGACCCGTTACCGTTCGCCTGTGGGCGATCCTGCTGCCGTTGGCCCTGATGATCGCGGCCTCCTGTACGCATACCCCGGCCGCCCGCGAACACGGGGCATTCGTCGCGCGCACGCTCAGCCTGGACGGCAAGACCTACCGCTATCAAGTGTTCGTGCCGGCGCGCGCGGCCAGCGGCCGGCATCCGCCGGCGCTGCTGTTCCTGCACGGCTCGGGCGAACGCGGCGACGACAACCAGCGCCAGCTCGCGGTCGGCCTGGCGCCGCGCATCGCCCGCAATCCGGACGAGTTCCCGGCGATCGCGGTGTTCCCGCAGTCGCCCGCGGACGCGTCCTGGACGCAAGACACCGCGCGCATGGCGCTGGCGGCGCTGGACGCGGCGATGCGCGAGTTCGGCGGCGACCCGGAGCGGGTGGTGCTGACCGGGCTATCGCGCGGCGGCTACGGCGTCTACGAATTGGCGCTGATGCAGCCCGACCGTTTCGCCGCGCTGGTGCCGATCTGCGGCGGCGTGACCGCGCCCCGGCCCAACGACGACCTGTACGTGCACGGCGTGGCCACCGACGACAATCCGTTCGCGATCGCGGCCCAGCGCCTGCACCGCCTGCCGACCTGGATCTTCCACGGCGACCGCGACGAATCGGTACCGGTGGAGCAGTCGCGGCGTATGGCCGAGGCGTTCAAGCAGGCCGGCGGCGACGTGCGCTACACCGAACTGGCCGGCACCGGCCATAACGCCTGGGATCCGGCCTACGCCAGCGACGAGCTGTGGCAGTGGGTGTGGCGGCAGCGGCGGCACTGA
- the rapZ gene encoding RNase adapter RapZ, with translation MNQSVEPVLIIVSGLSGSGKSVALHTFEDLGYYCVDNLPAELLPEFVRSVVKADDGAPAKLAVSIDVRNRHSDLANIPGWLSTVGALGVDPKLVFFDARDEVLLKRYADTRRRHPLSQLGLALADAIALEHQVLRPLRQIADAVVDTSDLNVHQLRRYVITEFGMGGETGMSLLFESFAYRRGVPADADFVFDARALPNPHWDPTLRPLSGRDAGVRDYLQAQPYVQQFVGQIGEFLDTWLPRLQADSTRSYATVAFGCTGGRHRSVYLAERLAEHARERGWNEVAVHHRELD, from the coding sequence ATGAACCAGAGCGTCGAACCGGTCCTGATCATCGTCAGCGGCCTGTCCGGGTCGGGCAAGTCGGTGGCCCTGCACACCTTCGAGGATCTGGGCTACTACTGCGTCGACAACCTGCCCGCCGAACTGCTGCCCGAGTTCGTGCGCAGCGTGGTCAAGGCCGACGACGGCGCGCCGGCCAAGCTCGCGGTCAGCATCGACGTGCGCAACCGCCACAGCGACCTGGCCAATATTCCCGGCTGGTTGTCGACCGTGGGCGCGCTGGGCGTGGATCCCAAGCTGGTGTTCTTCGACGCCCGCGACGAGGTGCTGCTCAAGCGTTACGCCGACACCCGCCGCCGCCACCCGCTGAGCCAGCTCGGCCTGGCGCTGGCCGACGCGATCGCGCTGGAACACCAGGTGCTGCGCCCGCTGCGCCAGATCGCCGACGCCGTGGTCGACACCAGCGACCTCAACGTGCACCAGCTGCGTCGCTACGTGATCACCGAATTCGGCATGGGCGGCGAGACCGGCATGTCGCTGCTGTTCGAGTCCTTCGCCTACCGCCGCGGCGTGCCCGCCGACGCCGACTTCGTGTTCGACGCGCGCGCGCTGCCGAACCCGCATTGGGATCCGACGCTGCGCCCGCTGTCCGGTCGCGACGCCGGCGTGCGCGACTACCTGCAGGCGCAGCCCTACGTGCAGCAGTTCGTCGGCCAGATCGGCGAGTTCCTCGATACCTGGCTGCCGCGCCTGCAGGCCGACAGCACGCGCAGCTACGCCACCGTCGCCTTCGGCTGCACCGGCGGCCGCCATCGCTCGGTGTACCTGGCCGAACGTCTGGCCGAACACGCGCGCGAGCGCGGCTGGAACGAAGTCGCGGTGCATCATCGCGAACTGGACTGA
- a CDS encoding HPr family phosphocarrier protein gives MIERELTVSNRLGLHARATAKLVQVLSGFRSSATLTAKGREVNAKSIMGVMLLAAGLGTTVKLRVEGEDETAAADAVIALFDRRFDEDS, from the coding sequence ATGATCGAACGCGAACTGACCGTCTCCAACCGACTGGGCCTGCACGCTCGCGCCACCGCCAAGCTGGTGCAGGTGCTGTCCGGCTTCCGCAGCAGCGCCACCCTCACCGCCAAGGGCCGCGAGGTCAACGCCAAGAGCATCATGGGCGTGATGCTGCTGGCCGCCGGCCTGGGCACCACGGTCAAGCTGCGCGTGGAAGGCGAGGACGAAACCGCTGCCGCCGATGCCGTGATCGCGCTGTTCGATCGCCGTTTCGACGAAGACAGCTGA
- a CDS encoding DUF4189 domain-containing protein — protein MNIRSWVLIALLACSGSAYAEQGCPDGQYPGGNPSGQLCIPLPGYGLHGDKKPADAAPAGTPQAIKREYKAWAAIAHDPVRRSLGMAGQDNGISEKKEAEQGALEACRANGGGADCKVLLSYRSECAAIAVGMGPDGNASLYADKGRSEEQALATALARCGKGAQMCQKISTNCVTGSFYFDGWK, from the coding sequence ATGAACATCAGAAGCTGGGTCCTGATCGCGCTGCTGGCCTGCAGCGGCAGCGCGTATGCCGAACAGGGCTGCCCCGACGGCCAGTACCCGGGCGGCAATCCCAGCGGCCAGCTGTGCATTCCGCTGCCGGGCTATGGCCTGCACGGCGATAAAAAGCCCGCCGACGCGGCGCCGGCCGGCACGCCGCAGGCGATCAAGCGCGAGTACAAGGCCTGGGCCGCGATCGCCCACGATCCGGTCAGGCGCAGCCTGGGCATGGCCGGGCAGGACAACGGCATTAGCGAGAAGAAGGAGGCCGAGCAGGGCGCGCTGGAGGCTTGCCGCGCCAACGGTGGTGGCGCCGACTGCAAGGTCTTGCTGTCGTATCGTTCCGAATGCGCGGCGATCGCGGTGGGCATGGGGCCGGACGGCAACGCCAGCCTGTACGCCGACAAGGGGCGCAGCGAGGAGCAGGCCCTGGCGACGGCGCTGGCGCGCTGCGGCAAGGGCGCGCAGATGTGTCAGAAGATCAGTACGAACTGCGTGACGGGGAGTTTTTACTTTGATGGGTGGAAGTAA
- a CDS encoding RNA polymerase factor sigma-54 — translation MKPRLQASLGQQLVMTPQLRQAIRLLQLSAVELEAELVTAVESNPLLDWTETAISVSNGAGTGSSGDERESSAPESSGEDRESLPPEADWGAGDGEPWYQRIGPSDQDDDGPVAEQVADSDTLHDHLLWQLHLSPLTARDRLIGVSLIEAIDDDGYLREPLDAIAASLGPAIDAGLDELTTVLHQIQRYDPVGVGARSLGECLRLQLGQLPADTAGRELANQLANGPLERLPRVGVAGLAAELKLDVAEVETAVQLLRSLDPRPGAQIGAIAADTYVAPDVVIWRQHGLWRVALADGMRPRISIHRGYEGMIRHASAADASYLRGHLQEARWLLKSLEARGDTLLKVSRCLLKQQAAFLEFGDSALRPLTLREVANEIGLHESTVSRAISRKYARTPRGTVPLRAFFASGIETGTGGEASSTAIQAMIRRLIEAENPRKPLSDARLAETLKATGVPVARRTVAKYREAMSIPSSQDRVRIG, via the coding sequence ATGAAGCCCCGCCTGCAAGCCTCGCTAGGACAACAGTTGGTGATGACGCCGCAGCTGCGTCAGGCCATCCGTCTGTTGCAGCTGTCGGCGGTGGAGCTGGAAGCCGAACTGGTCACCGCGGTGGAGAGCAATCCGCTGCTGGACTGGACCGAGACCGCGATCAGCGTCAGCAACGGCGCCGGCACCGGCAGCAGCGGCGACGAACGCGAGAGCAGCGCGCCCGAGTCCTCCGGCGAGGACCGCGAGTCGCTGCCGCCGGAAGCCGACTGGGGCGCCGGCGACGGCGAGCCCTGGTATCAGCGCATCGGCCCCTCCGACCAGGACGACGACGGCCCGGTCGCCGAACAGGTCGCCGATTCCGACACCCTGCACGACCACCTGCTGTGGCAACTGCACCTGAGCCCGCTGACCGCGCGCGACCGCCTGATCGGCGTGTCGCTGATCGAGGCCATCGACGACGACGGCTACCTGCGCGAGCCGCTGGACGCGATCGCCGCTTCGCTGGGCCCGGCGATCGACGCCGGCCTGGACGAGCTGACCACGGTGCTGCATCAGATCCAGCGCTACGACCCGGTCGGCGTGGGCGCCCGCTCGCTGGGCGAGTGCCTGCGCCTGCAACTGGGCCAGCTGCCCGCCGACACCGCCGGGCGCGAACTGGCCAACCAGCTCGCCAACGGGCCGCTGGAACGCCTGCCGCGCGTCGGCGTGGCCGGGCTGGCGGCCGAACTCAAATTGGACGTGGCCGAGGTCGAGACCGCGGTGCAGCTGCTGCGCTCGCTGGACCCGCGCCCGGGCGCCCAGATCGGCGCCATCGCCGCCGACACCTACGTGGCGCCGGACGTGGTGATCTGGCGCCAGCACGGTCTGTGGCGCGTCGCCCTGGCCGACGGCATGCGCCCACGGATTTCGATCCACCGCGGCTACGAGGGCATGATCCGCCATGCCAGCGCGGCCGATGCCAGTTACCTGCGCGGCCACCTGCAGGAGGCGCGCTGGCTGCTCAAGAGCCTGGAAGCGCGCGGCGACACCCTGCTCAAGGTGAGCCGCTGCCTGCTCAAGCAGCAGGCCGCGTTCCTGGAGTTCGGCGATAGCGCGCTGCGCCCGCTGACCCTGCGCGAGGTCGCCAACGAAATCGGCCTGCACGAATCCACGGTTTCGCGCGCGATCTCGCGCAAGTACGCGCGCACCCCGCGCGGCACCGTGCCGCTGCGCGCCTTTTTCGCCTCCGGCATCGAGACCGGCACCGGCGGCGAGGCCTCCAGCACCGCGATCCAGGCCATGATCCGGCGCCTGATCGAGGCCGAAAACCCGCGCAAGCCGCTGTCCGACGCGCGCCTGGCCGAAACCCTCAAGGCCACCGGCGTGCCGGTGGCGCGCCGCACCGTGGCCAAGTACCGCGAGGCGATGAGCATCCCGTCGTCGCAGGACCGGGTGCGGATCGGCTGA
- a CDS encoding PTS fructose IIA subunit family protein, with amino-acid sequence MSVGILLITHEGIGNALVAVASRLMRPLPLKLEAMEVPFDADHDLLLPMASAALRRVDGGHGVLVLTDLYGASPSNLAARVARLGTPVRRVSALSLPMLLRVLNYSDLELDELPAVAAAGARNGVIIDEA; translated from the coding sequence ATGAGCGTCGGCATCCTCCTCATCACCCACGAAGGCATCGGCAACGCACTGGTCGCGGTGGCGAGCCGGTTGATGCGGCCGTTGCCGCTGAAGCTGGAAGCCATGGAGGTGCCGTTCGACGCCGATCACGACCTGCTGCTGCCGATGGCCAGCGCGGCCTTGCGCCGCGTCGACGGCGGCCACGGCGTGCTGGTGCTGACCGACCTGTACGGCGCATCGCCCAGCAATCTGGCCGCGCGCGTCGCCCGCCTGGGCACGCCGGTGCGACGGGTGTCGGCGCTGAGCCTGCCGATGCTGCTGCGCGTATTGAACTATTCGGACCTCGAGCTGGACGAACTGCCCGCGGTGGCTGCGGCCGGCGCGCGCAACGGCGTGATCATCGACGAGGCCTGA
- the ptsP gene encoding phosphoenolpyruvate--protein phosphotransferase has protein sequence MRQAFFGHGASRGSALGRARVRLPHALEVAEERIEQGQVEAELARLHAAIETVRKEMHALRDRLHGALAHEVGEFLDLHTLLLDDPELLHGLDELIRTGRYAADYALRLQRDRIASVFEAMDDAYFRSRVDDIDQVIGRIHAALHRREGEMQGVAGEILITDNVAPAELAQLQAQGVLAIVTAAGSTLSHSAILARSLHLPLVVGAAQALLKINDGDALTVDGSSGTVILEPNADDLRAHRGRVREHARERKQLHRLRREPTRTLDGVDIKLYANAESRDDVAEAHALGAAGVGLYRTEFLFLQRSELPTEDEQFRAYRDVVLGMTGRSVTIRTLDLGADKADRTGLALRDEPNPALGLRGVRLSLARDGLLETQLRALLRASGYGPLRVLVPMVSSREEILRVRRLLDKVALDLRAEGHEIAERVPLGAMIEVPAAAIALPSFIGAVDFLSIGTNDLIQYLLAADRNNEALGELYTPLHPAVLRLIRDVIRLAKARGKSVAVCGEMAGDPAFAPLLLALGLEEFSLHPATLLELRRAIRGLDLSALRARAPALLRAADRKGIEAWVRKAGGGDGAD, from the coding sequence ATGAGGCAAGCGTTCTTCGGACATGGCGCATCGCGTGGCAGCGCGCTCGGCCGTGCCCGGGTCCGTCTGCCGCATGCGCTGGAAGTCGCCGAGGAGCGGATCGAGCAGGGCCAGGTCGAGGCCGAACTGGCGCGCCTGCACGCCGCCATCGAAACCGTGCGCAAGGAAATGCATGCCCTGCGCGACCGCCTGCACGGCGCGCTCGCACACGAGGTCGGCGAATTCCTCGACCTGCACACCCTGCTGCTGGACGACCCCGAACTGCTGCACGGCCTGGACGAACTGATCCGCACCGGCCGCTACGCCGCCGACTACGCGCTGCGCCTGCAGCGCGACCGCATCGCCTCGGTGTTCGAGGCCATGGACGACGCCTACTTCCGCAGCCGCGTCGACGACATCGATCAGGTCATCGGCCGCATCCACGCCGCCCTGCACCGCCGCGAGGGCGAGATGCAGGGCGTGGCCGGCGAGATCCTGATCACCGACAACGTCGCCCCGGCCGAGCTGGCGCAGCTGCAGGCGCAGGGCGTGCTGGCCATCGTCACCGCCGCCGGCAGCACGCTTTCGCACAGCGCCATCCTGGCGCGCAGCCTGCACCTGCCGCTGGTGGTCGGCGCCGCCCAGGCTCTGCTCAAGATCAACGACGGCGACGCGCTGACCGTCGACGGCAGCAGCGGCACGGTGATCCTGGAGCCCAACGCCGACGACCTGCGCGCGCACCGCGGCCGCGTGCGCGAGCACGCGCGCGAGCGCAAGCAGCTGCACCGCCTGCGCCGCGAACCCACACGCACGCTGGACGGCGTCGACATCAAGCTCTACGCCAACGCCGAATCGCGCGACGACGTGGCCGAGGCGCACGCCCTGGGCGCGGCCGGCGTGGGCCTGTACCGCACCGAATTCCTGTTCCTGCAGCGCAGCGAACTGCCGACCGAGGACGAGCAGTTCCGCGCCTATCGCGACGTGGTGCTGGGCATGACCGGCCGCTCGGTGACCATCCGCACCCTCGACCTGGGCGCGGACAAGGCCGACCGCACCGGCCTGGCCCTGCGCGACGAACCCAACCCCGCCCTGGGCCTGCGCGGCGTGCGCCTGTCGCTGGCGCGCGACGGCCTGCTCGAAACCCAGCTGCGCGCGTTGCTGCGCGCCTCCGGCTACGGTCCGCTGCGCGTGCTGGTGCCGATGGTGAGCTCGCGCGAGGAAATCCTGCGCGTGCGCCGATTGTTGGACAAAGTCGCCCTGGACCTGCGCGCCGAGGGCCACGAAATCGCCGAGCGCGTGCCGCTGGGCGCGATGATCGAAGTGCCCGCGGCCGCGATCGCCCTGCCCAGCTTCATCGGCGCGGTCGACTTCCTGTCCATCGGCACCAACGATCTGATTCAGTACCTGCTGGCCGCCGACCGCAACAACGAGGCGCTGGGCGAGCTCTACACGCCGTTGCACCCGGCGGTGCTGCGCCTGATCCGCGACGTGATCCGCCTGGCCAAGGCGCGCGGTAAGTCGGTGGCGGTGTGCGGCGAGATGGCCGGCGACCCCGCGTTCGCGCCGCTGCTGCTGGCGCTGGGGCTGGAAGAATTCAGCCTGCATCCGGCGACCCTGCTGGAACTGCGCCGCGCGATCCGCGGCCTGGACCTGTCGGCCCTGCGCGCGCGCGCGCCGGCGCTGTTGCGCGCGGCCGACCGCAAGGGAATCGAGGCTTGGGTGCGCAAGGCGGGCGGCGGCGACGGCGCCGACTGA
- a CDS encoding EF-hand domain-containing protein, which yields MSRKPRTALSLSIALSALLALPPAIAQSAAPPPRDPPPTTGSDATRTTAPPTASSRITPTFAEFDVDSDGKISKAEAAVDGELTRDFAKRDQDMDGALSEAEYHAGPTPRDDGKRK from the coding sequence ATGAGCCGCAAGCCCCGCACCGCGCTGTCCCTGTCGATCGCCTTGTCCGCCCTGCTGGCACTGCCGCCGGCGATCGCCCAATCCGCCGCGCCGCCGCCGCGGGATCCGCCGCCGACCACCGGCAGCGACGCCACGCGCACCACCGCGCCGCCCACCGCCAGCAGCCGCATCACGCCCACCTTCGCCGAGTTCGACGTCGACAGCGACGGCAAGATCAGCAAGGCCGAAGCCGCGGTCGACGGCGAGCTCACGCGCGATTTCGCCAAGCGCGATCAGGACATGGACGGCGCGCTGAGCGAAGCCGAGTACCACGCCGGCCCCACCCCGCGCGACGACGGCAAGCGCAAGTAA
- the hprK gene encoding HPr(Ser) kinase/phosphatase, giving the protein MTTSISAGELFEQQRERLDLRWLAGQRGDDRVVAAVETVARRPSLAGYLNAIYPNKVQILGSEELSWLDGLDSRLRWETIEKIIQFRPLALVISKNQACPEDLRQAAEESGTALWVSPRRGHELLNHLQYHLARTLAPRITMHGVFMEIYSIGVLITGESGSGKSELALELVTRGHRLVADDAPEFTQIAPDVLDGTCPEMLQDLLEVRGLGVLNIRQMFGDTAVKNNKYLRLIVHLTKPMTEPLPSGIERLTGDTGLRRVLDLDVPMITLPVMPGRNLAVLTEAATRLHSLRMKGLDPAAAFIARHSNFLERGES; this is encoded by the coding sequence ATGACCACCAGCATCAGCGCCGGCGAACTGTTCGAGCAGCAGCGCGAACGTCTGGATCTGCGCTGGCTGGCCGGCCAGCGCGGCGACGACCGCGTGGTGGCGGCGGTGGAGACCGTCGCGCGCCGCCCCTCGCTGGCCGGTTACCTCAACGCGATCTACCCCAACAAGGTGCAGATTCTGGGCAGCGAGGAGCTGTCCTGGCTGGACGGCCTGGACTCGCGCCTGCGTTGGGAAACCATCGAGAAGATCATCCAGTTCCGCCCGCTGGCGCTGGTGATCAGCAAGAACCAGGCCTGCCCCGAAGACCTGCGCCAGGCCGCCGAGGAAAGCGGCACCGCGCTGTGGGTCTCGCCGCGGCGCGGCCACGAACTGCTCAACCACCTGCAGTACCACCTGGCGCGCACGCTGGCGCCGCGCATCACCATGCACGGCGTGTTCATGGAGATCTATTCGATCGGCGTGCTGATCACCGGCGAATCCGGATCGGGCAAGAGCGAGCTGGCGCTGGAACTGGTCACTCGCGGCCATCGCCTGGTCGCCGACGACGCGCCCGAGTTCACCCAGATCGCGCCCGACGTGCTCGACGGCACCTGCCCGGAGATGCTGCAGGATCTGCTGGAAGTGCGCGGCCTGGGCGTGCTCAACATCCGCCAGATGTTCGGCGACACCGCGGTCAAGAACAACAAGTACCTGCGCCTGATCGTGCACCTGACCAAGCCGATGACCGAGCCCCTGCCCTCGGGCATCGAGCGCCTCACCGGCGACACCGGCCTGCGCCGGGTGCTGGACCTGGACGTGCCGATGATCACCCTGCCCGTCATGCCCGGCCGCAACCTCGCGGTGCTGACCGAGGCGGCCACGCGCCTGCACAGCCTGCGCATGAAGGGCCTGGACCCGGCCGCGGCGTTCATCGCGCGCCACAGCAATTTCCTCGAGCGCGGCGAATCATGA